The DNA region AACGTAGATACGCGATTCGTTCGGGCCGATATTCTCTTTCATTTCAACGTAGTCTCCGGTGACTTGCATGCCGAGAAACGCTTTTCCTTCTCCGGCTTCCTTCTCATCGAAGACAAGAGTCGTGGAAAGTGGTACGGCGGCTTTCTTAAAATCGGTCATAATTATTTGTAGATATTAGGATGTTGAATAGGCTTCAAGTTTCTCCATTTGTTCGGTGTCTTTTCGATATATCCTCGTGCGATGAGATCAGCGATAGCCCTTTGAATAGTTCTTGGGGCACTCGGGACAGACCCAGATAGCTCACGCAGAAGCGGAGCGTATCCATGATTCTTCCAGAAGTCATCGATGGCCTCGTACACTTGGATATGGATTGGCCGGATTGTTATCAGCGATTGATTTTTTTCTAGTTCATGTTGGTTCATGGATAAATCTAATAAGTTATGACCTGACTATAGCATGACTATTTCTTGTCGTCAAGAGCCTCTTCAATTTCTTCCAGATCGATATCAAAACTTTGGTGGAAGTGGCTGTCTTTACGCTTATGTGACACGGTACGTCCCTTCTCGTTTTTGCGCTTCATCTTGCAGCCGTCTTTCATGTTCTCTGTCTTGAAGTTCCGGATTCCGATGAACTTGTACTTCTTCCCGTCACCGATATCTACACCTTGGATTTGGGAAACGGCTTTGTTTGCACCGATGATCCCGCTCTCGCTGAACGGGAGATTAACGTGCAGGATTCTGTGGATCGTTTTAATAGGCATAAGGTAAAAAGAAAAACCCTACGGATAAATCAATAAACCGTAGAGCTTCTCTTGTGGCGCGAAAAGGAGGTAACGCGCGATGAGTAATATAGCACATTATTCAGGTTGTTTCAAGTCCTCTTCTTTAATGATTCCCTTAGCGACAGCAACTTTCAAAAGAGCCTCTACTTGTTTCTTCGGGAGGTGACTTGCAAGCCAATCCATCTTCCGGCGACCGGCGCGATTGTGGCCTTCCGAGGGAACGAGAATACGAACCTGACCTTTACGGAGAAGCTGTTTTTCCATCTCTAGTTCCAGCATTTTAGGTGAGGCCATATTAGGTTTTTTGCTGATAATTGAATCTATCTTCTCTCATGAGTAGATCGAGCTGTACTTCCAGATCAACAATCGTCCTTATATATCTACACCCTGCACAATCAAGCGAATCAGCAGAACAAGAAAAAAACTGGGGGCGACTACGCGTTAGTTCGCAAAGAGAATTACGGATTTCTCTCATCCTGTCTAATGTGATTAGTTCATGTGAGGCCATATTAGAGGAGTGTATATCTACCTGTTTTGTGATTAAACCCGATTATATTCCTACGCATAAGGTCGGGGAGAAAAGCCTCGATATCTTGATGCAGTTTTAGGTGTTGGAAACTATTGCACAGAAACAGATTTTCTATCCTATTATCGGACTTTAATCCGTTTACATGGTGTACAAACTCACCCTTCTTCAAATATCTCCCAATACGCCTCTCCATGATAAGACGATGCTCGGGCAACCTACCCGTGCGGTTCGCGGCCGGATGATCCGGCTTATAAAACATAATATAACCGTCTTTTTTGCCGCGCTTGAACGCTCTATCACCGGCAAAATTCCAGCTATTGATGCCTGACGCATTTTTCGAGGTACATTTCTTTGAGCAGCCGACGCGTTTCTGGTGTCTCAAGTTGCTCCTCCACTTCCAAGTGGGCTTACCGCAATTAGAACACTCAACAAGGTCTTTATAATTATTCGTGAATCCATCTTTGTACCTTCTCTTTACGATCTTCGATCTAAGAATATTGAACATAGGTATCGTTACCCATTATACCACATCATCTATGTTCTTGCATCTCTCTTTAATTTTCTCCAAAGATAAAGGGATAGGCAAGCACTGTCTGTCTTTCCATCGTGGACAATTCTTGAACGCGCCGTTCCTTTCCAGTCGTTCTTCGGCCAGAGTCTTACACAAAAATCAGTTGAGGATTTTACGCCGGAGATCGTAGAAGTAAAAACATCTTTCATCCAAACCTGTGGCGGAACGAGAGTGATCGGCATTAGATATCCAGCGCTTATGCCTTCCCAATATCCTGACCAATATCCAAATGTAAAAGATGACGATACACCTTGACCCGGACGGGCTTGATTTTTCTCCACGACCATATAAGTCGGGTTGTGATCCTCGATTAAAGAAATGATTTTTGCTGTATCAAGTCGTGTTTTTGCTCCCTTGATAACGGGCATCGCGTAGCTCTTCACGGACATATCGGACGGGTTCAGGAACGAGAGGCCGCCCTTGAAGCCGGGGTCTACTCCGAGGATGATAAAGCCCTTGTAGTCTTTAGTTTGAAGGTTCATAGAGAAAGATCGTTAATTTTTGTTTTCCAAAGTTTATGGCCTCGGCTCGATCTTCAAAGTAAAGGTCAAACCGTCCATCATATTTACGCGCAGTTCGATCGTCGCAACAAATCTATGTCCCTAAGATGACGGGATTGATTTTTTAATTCTTCGAGGACGCGACAGAGAGGCCACCCTTACTAGGTCGCTGTCCGGAAGCATTAATACAGTTTTCACTTTTCCCTTGCGGACACGTTTCTTTTGGGGAGTAAGCGGTGACGATAGCACTAATCCATTGACCAGATTTTGCTTGCGGAAGTCCATTGGCTTTGGCATAGGGTACGGGTACAAAAAGAATAAAAAGAACGAGGAGTAAGAGAATAATGAAGTGGAATATGTATATTGATTTTTGTTCCATATTTTTATATTATCATCGTTCAAGGATACGGACAACACGGTTTACTTTGTGTCTGGGGAAAACGTACTCGTCGAACAGGAACGTGACCTTTGCTTTTTTCTTTCCCGCGTCGTTCCGGAGGATACGCCCTCGGAGCTGGTGCAGGAGCAATTCATTTGAGTAAGAAGGGGAAGCGATAAACAGATGATCGAGCTTCGGGATGTTTACTCCGGTAGCAAACGTGCCATAAGTTGCGACGATCCCTTTGGTTTTTCCTTCCTGCACTTCCGTACATACGGTACGGGGGTCTTTTACTCCGCCTATTAGGAGGGATACCGGAAGCCCTGCTTCTGCGAGGCGCGCGACTAGGCGTTTACATGGCTCAACATACCTAAAGCCGATAGCAGGAGTCTCTCCGGCCAATATAGAGGCTCGGACAGCTTCAAAAAGGATATTCTCGCGTTGTTCGGAGGCATGTAGCTCGGTATCTATGCGTTTCCAGTAGGCCGTCGGGGATTCATTGTCAGGGCCATTCGTGACCACGGCCTCGGTTTCAAGGAGGTGGACGGTATAGGGAACAGCGCGACCGGCTTCGATGATCTCGTCCTTTGAGACTTCTGCGATGACTTCGCCAAACAGTCCATAGATGTAGAACTCGAGTCTATCTTTGCGTTTAAGCGTACCGGTAAGACCGTAGCGATGCTTGGCCGGAAGGCGTGAAAGAATGGAGGTCATCGTGGGACAGCTTGCGGTGTGAACCTCGTCCACGATGATAAGGCCAAATTTGTTCCGGAGGAGTTCCGGATCATGGGGATTATTCCTTGCCTTCTCGTCCTCGCTCCGGAGGAGTTCTTGCAAGGTCTTGTCGATGGCGAAAGTCACTTGGCCTATTTCTTTGTTCCGGCCGTTCAGAACACCGATGGTGCAGCCGGACAGGTACTTCTCGGCATCTTCAAGGAGTTGATCGAGGAGGACTTGTCGGTTCACAATGATAAGAGCGTTTTGCTGGAGTTTCGCGATCGCGGCGAGGATGATCGCTGACTTGCCGGAGCTTGTTGCCGCGAGAATCAGTCCTTGTTTCTTTTTTCCGATAGCTTCAAGGCATCGGAGTTGGCGTTCATCGAGGGAGAAATCTTCATTGAAATAGAGGACATGCTGATTCCACGCATCGCAGGTCAAATGTTCAATCTTTTCATCAGGAAAATGTTTGAGGACGGTACGAACATGACCGCGCGGGATGTACCACGTTCCCGCCGGAGACTGATAGACGAGTTTTAGGGTTCTTGGGATTGAGAATGTCGAGAAGCCTAATCGCTCTGCTTCTTTGAACTTGGGATTCTCGAACGTGAGATCCTTTTCGAGAGCTTCAAGGAGTCTCGGGTGCCGGTACGGAGAGATATCGGTACGGACACAAAGTTCGATTTGGGAATTGATTTTCATAAAGAGGCTCTAACCGGTTTTTACTTTTGCGTGGACGGAGCGATTCGGCATGAGAGCAAGGTCAAAGGTAAACGATGTCGCGTAGCTGATATCAATCTCTTGGTTTAGATCCGGAATCCATACACGGATGAGGAATGAGTAGGAGCGCGGATCGCTGATAATGGAGCGGATGAACCCTCGGAGAGAGTTTTCGCCAACGATCACGGGAGCATGGATCAGGAGTTCAAAGGCTTTACGGTCAAAATGACTCTGTGCGCGTTCCATGCGATCAAGGAGAACATCGATCGCTTCTTGGTGGAGATGAACGGTGTAAACGGCACTATCACGTTTGCTTGCTTGGCAATTCTCTAAGAACTTCGCGAGAGCGTAGTAGGGGAGGTGGTAGAAGCTCGATTCGTTCAGGTGCATAGGATTTTTGTTATGGATATTAAATAGCTTTTTTAAGACCGAGGACATAAGCCTGACGACCGTCTTTTGCTTCCTCCAGAGTGAGATCAAATGGCTTGAACTTGCTCCGGCGCAATTCGTCGAGGAGAGTGACGGCACTCTTTTGTCCGAGGCCATTTTCACGGGCGAACGTGCTGTACTGGGAGTAGAACTCTTTGAACGGCATTGCGGTAGCCGTGTAGACAGAGGCGTTGTCTTTTGGTACGGGCGCAAAGTTCTGTCCGAGGAAGAAGAGGAGGGAGGAGTTAGAGGTCGTGTATTCAGCGAGGAGAGCTGTGTCGTCGGCAACGGGGAGGAATCCGCCTTCGAGGATCAGGGACTCGAGACCGTCGAGAGCAAAATGAAGGAAGGCTTTACGGGCGCGGTCAAGCTTGAACTCGATTTCCGGATCGAGGTTATTATCGGCAAGGGAGAAATGAGCGTTAAAGCGTACGATCCCAAGGCGACGGTAGTAACCCTCGAATACGTCGTTGACGCGCGGGAGTTGGTTCACGGAGATAATGATCTTCATGCAAGGGATAAAGGAGATCGGATCTTTGTACTTGCGATCAGCCGTGACCATTGACTGACCCGTGATGCGCTTGAACACGTCGGACTCAAAGTAGTTTCCGGAGACTTCTTCCACGAGACCGGCACGTTTGCCAAAGATCGTTCCGGTGAAGAAGTTGTTTTTCAGTTCATTGAACGAGAAGGAGAGGACGCTCGATTGTCCAAGCATCGAGGTTATGGCGTTCTGGAACGTGGACTTTCCGTTCGCGCCTTCACCTAAGAGAAAAAAGGATTTCTGAAAACGGTTATCTGATAGGAGTGTATAGCCGGCAATTTGAGCAAGGCGTTTAGCGCGATCAGGTTCGCTACACGCGATGTCGTTAATGAACTTTTTGATTGTCTGTTCATCTTCCGTAGAGATTTGTTCACGTGGGACGTACTCGGTACGGATAGGAGAGAGGTATATCGCGTTTTCGTCATAGGGGTAGAGGATTCGAGTTTTCAGGTCGAGGACGCCATTTCTTGACGGGGATAAAAGGGCCGGGGGAATTGTGGAGTTCACGGAGCTTGCTATCGGAGTCGATTTCGCGTCCCTCGAGTTGGATATCGGGATAGGCAGCGAGGCGTAGGACTTGAGATTTGGCCGTCGTCACGGTTGCAAGGCGTTGGAGGCCCATCGCTTCAATGAAGGCGATGACCATGATTTCAAGGTCTTTGTCGTGGATGATCTTGAACGGTTCTTCGGGAGTTGGCTGATAGATAAAGTAGCGACCGTTCTGGACGTGACGGAAGCTCGGGAACTCTTTAGAGAACATGGCAGGGAAGCGATCGAGGATGTTCTTCTGCTCGGCAGGAGTAAGAGGAAGAGAGGAAGAGAGGAGTGCTTCTGTCATGTCCTCGGGGATCGGGTTTGTTGCTTGATCGGTCTTTACCTTTTGTTCTTTGAGCTGTTTACGTTTTGCGTCGATGTATTCGATGATCCGGTTCGTGCAGTATTCACTA from Chloracidobacterium sp. includes:
- a CDS encoding primase C-terminal domain-containing protein; this translates as MEQEPVAPILEPILEPILEPIVAPEPDLTLKNEAKSAFRKALPPETKIDDSVKETFFNEALLHLDKVFPIMERPSFMSVASPKGIPNGERNNTLIIAASLMRRAGASQEQAESTLSDYNGLKPNEIRAVIKSAYQRAEPWDFAWNHPTFSSHVTVAEKQKVKSIISEYCTNRIIEYIDAKRKQLKEQKVKTDQATNPIPEDMTEALLSSSLPLTPAEQKNILDRFPAMFSKEFPSFRHVQNGRYFIYQPTPEEPFKIIHDKDLEIMVIAFIEAMGLQRLATVTTAKSQVLRLAAYPDIQLEGREIDSDSKLRELHNSPGPFIPVKKWRPRPENSNPLPL
- a CDS encoding HNH endonuclease — its product is MRHQKRVGCSKKCTSKNASGINSWNFAGDRAFKRGKKDGYIMFYKPDHPAANRTGRLPEHRLIMERRIGRYLKKGEFVHHVNGLKSDNRIENLFLCNSFQHLKLHQDIEAFLPDLMRRNIIGFNHKTGRYTLL
- a CDS encoding DEAD/DEAH box helicase family protein; the encoded protein is MKINSQIELCVRTDISPYRHPRLLEALEKDLTFENPKFKEAERLGFSTFSIPRTLKLVYQSPAGTWYIPRGHVRTVLKHFPDEKIEHLTCDAWNQHVLYFNEDFSLDERQLRCLEAIGKKKQGLILAATSSGKSAIILAAIAKLQQNALIIVNRQVLLDQLLEDAEKYLSGCTIGVLNGRNKEIGQVTFAIDKTLQELLRSEDEKARNNPHDPELLRNKFGLIIVDEVHTASCPTMTSILSRLPAKHRYGLTGTLKRKDRLEFYIYGLFGEVIAEVSKDEIIEAGRAVPYTVHLLETEAVVTNGPDNESPTAYWKRIDTELHASEQRENILFEAVRASILAGETPAIGFRYVEPCKRLVARLAEAGLPVSLLIGGVKDPRTVCTEVQEGKTKGIVATYGTFATGVNIPKLDHLFIASPSYSNELLLHQLRGRILRNDAGKKKAKVTFLFDEYVFPRHKVNRVVRILER